The proteins below come from a single Bombyx mori chromosome 7, ASM3026992v2 genomic window:
- the LOC105842978 gene encoding uncharacterized protein LOC105842978 has translation MRVLLVCLASLLVCLKTADSHSLPQKDYDTDSNKHDITDPLNDTSGNNSSSVHDNFSGIFDYSTTRFIARSVTRGGKKESMGIYAYKNGKVKMILEDSLAVSPWSSKSRAYLGNKDGIYVYDTETEKLEKYGNLSDNVIGIVKENRSDDLYILTEDHVVYKVTEEGTKKVKINEAEHVEKIALDWDDNLYYIGANDHPYVVTSDGAKKIEGLPVNSTRTFISRPPIKIEHGAWFMCEKQAYIIYPNATSEPYVFNDQEKLEYEKTVRALKTILSQVDNQPVE, from the coding sequence ATGAGGGTGCTGTTAGTTTGCCTGGCAAGCTTACTAGTCTGCCTGAAGACGGCTGATTCTCACTCATTGCCGCAAAAGGATTACGACACTGACTCCAACAAACATGACATTACCGATCCACTGAATGACACCAGCGGAAATAATAGCAGCTCGGTCCACGACAATTTCAGCGGAATCTTTGATTATAGCACCACACGGTTCATCGCGCGTTCCGTAACTAGGGGTGGCAAGAAAGAGTCCATGGGCATCTACGCCTACAAGAACGGTAAAGTGAAAATGATTTTAGAAGACAGCCTGGCCGTCTCTCCTTGGTCTTCGAAGTCGCGCGCCTATTTGGGCAATAAGGACGGTATCTACGTTTACGACACAGAAACAGAGAAGCTTGAGAAGTACGGCAATCTGAGTGACAACGTCATCGGGATCGTAAAAGAGAACCGCAGTGACGACCTGTACATCCTGACGGAAGACCACGTCGTCTACAAGGTCACGGAGGAAGGCACCAAGAAAGTCAAAATTAACGAAGCTGAGCACGTTGAGAAAATAGCGCTGGACTGGGATGACAACTTGTACTACATCGGAGCAAACGATCACCCGTATGTTGTCACTTCGGACGGTGCGAAGAAGATCGAAGGTCTTCCAGTTAACTCAACCAGAACGTTTATCTCTAGGCCTCCGATCAAGATAGAGCACGGAGCGTGGTTTATGTGCGAAAAACAGGCCTACATCATCTATCCCAACGCGACCAGCGAACCATACGTATTCAACGACCAAGAGAAGTTGGAATATGAGAAAACAGTTCGTGCTCTTAAGACTATTCTCTCACAGGTGGATAACCAACCAGTGGAATAA